From Granulicella cerasi, a single genomic window includes:
- the metG gene encoding methionine--tRNA ligase subunit beta, with protein MASETPSKYYLTTPIYYVNARPHIGHAYTTIVADVIAREHRLRGEDTFFLTGTDEHGQKIERSAAAAGVPPQQFTDEVSIKFRSLWDRMGLTYDRYIRTTDECHKLGVQKLFAELYERGKIYLSTYTGAYCVSDEAFVDLPVGTPCPDCGKLLEQVTEENFFFKLSEYQRSLIDAIESGELVIEPATARNEVLSFLRGNVNADGATAEAAASGITYVPGALKDLSISRSSFTWGVPVPEAIQKAAGATQKHIVYVWLDALSNYMTAIGYGSDKPEDAASFAKYWPADLHLVGKEITRFHCVYWPAFLMAAGLPLPKKITANGWLLFDNAKMSKSRGNVVRSETILDAFGENVFATQFPESTKQERDLFGADVLRYFLLREIPFGQDGSFSFDAMVTRYNADLANGYGNLVSRTLSMIEKYFEGAIPAPKFEDSEDGVAPDGFDAAILSRAGEALKHELAALGETDFATRLSKIAGFITVVDGFITANAPWKLAKDEAMRGRLATVLYVTAEAVRWATAHLHTVCPFITTRVWEQLGLGSIEHSWRNGELANMHWGGLGPGTKLSVLGPLVPRADKNLAEVMIEMENTNTTAAPTTGAAAETTPVAAVETPAAEAAAEVAAPAKPADSSPEIGIDDFVKIELRVAQVLVAERIPKADKLLRLEVDLGFEKRQILSGIAEFYTPEELIGRRIIVITNLAPRKMRGLESHGMLLAASEEGGKPFLATVPEGVPVGTRLK; from the coding sequence ATGGCTTCTGAGACCCCTAGCAAGTACTACCTGACGACGCCGATCTACTACGTGAACGCGCGGCCGCATATTGGCCATGCGTACACGACGATCGTTGCGGATGTGATCGCGCGCGAGCATCGCTTGCGCGGCGAGGATACGTTTTTCCTGACCGGCACTGATGAGCATGGGCAAAAGATCGAGCGCTCGGCTGCGGCAGCGGGTGTGCCTCCGCAGCAGTTTACGGACGAGGTGTCGATCAAGTTCCGCTCGCTGTGGGACCGCATGGGCCTCACCTATGACCGCTACATCCGCACGACGGATGAGTGCCACAAACTCGGCGTGCAGAAGCTCTTTGCAGAGCTGTACGAGCGCGGCAAGATCTATCTGAGCACGTACACCGGCGCGTACTGCGTGAGCGATGAAGCGTTTGTGGACCTGCCCGTGGGCACGCCTTGCCCGGACTGCGGCAAGCTGCTCGAGCAGGTGACGGAGGAGAACTTTTTCTTCAAGCTGAGCGAGTATCAGCGGTCGTTGATTGATGCGATTGAGTCGGGCGAGTTGGTGATCGAACCCGCGACCGCAAGAAATGAGGTATTGAGCTTTTTGCGTGGCAACGTGAATGCGGACGGTGCCACGGCTGAAGCTGCTGCGAGTGGCATCACGTATGTCCCCGGAGCATTGAAGGATCTCAGCATCTCGCGCTCGAGTTTCACGTGGGGCGTGCCTGTGCCGGAGGCGATCCAGAAGGCCGCAGGCGCAACGCAGAAGCACATCGTCTACGTGTGGCTCGATGCGCTCTCGAACTACATGACCGCAATCGGTTATGGCTCGGACAAGCCTGAAGATGCCGCGTCGTTTGCGAAGTACTGGCCTGCGGATTTGCACCTTGTGGGCAAGGAGATTACGCGCTTCCACTGCGTGTACTGGCCGGCGTTTTTGATGGCGGCGGGCTTGCCGTTGCCGAAGAAGATTACGGCGAACGGTTGGCTGCTTTTCGACAACGCGAAGATGTCGAAGTCGCGCGGCAACGTGGTGCGCAGTGAGACGATTCTCGACGCGTTTGGTGAGAACGTCTTCGCCACGCAGTTTCCTGAGTCGACGAAACAGGAGCGCGATCTGTTCGGTGCAGACGTGCTGCGCTACTTCCTGCTGCGCGAGATTCCGTTCGGGCAGGATGGCAGCTTCTCGTTCGACGCCATGGTGACGCGCTATAACGCGGACCTCGCGAATGGCTACGGCAACCTCGTGAGCCGCACGCTGTCGATGATCGAGAAGTACTTCGAGGGTGCGATTCCAGCACCGAAGTTCGAAGACAGCGAAGACGGCGTCGCTCCCGATGGCTTTGACGCCGCGATATTGTCGCGCGCGGGCGAAGCGTTGAAGCACGAGCTTGCTGCGCTGGGTGAGACGGATTTCGCGACGCGCTTGAGTAAGATTGCTGGCTTCATCACCGTGGTCGATGGCTTCATCACGGCGAATGCGCCTTGGAAGCTTGCGAAGGATGAAGCGATGCGCGGGCGCCTTGCGACGGTGCTCTATGTCACGGCGGAGGCCGTGCGTTGGGCGACGGCGCATCTGCACACGGTGTGTCCGTTCATTACAACGCGCGTGTGGGAACAGCTTGGGCTGGGCTCGATAGAGCACTCGTGGCGGAACGGCGAACTCGCGAATATGCATTGGGGCGGCCTTGGCCCCGGAACGAAACTTAGCGTGCTGGGACCGTTGGTGCCGCGCGCAGATAAGAATTTAGCGGAAGTGATGATCGAGATGGAAAACACGAATACGACTGCAGCTCCGACGACGGGAGCTGCTGCTGAAACGACTCCTGTAGCTGCTGTTGAAACGCCTGCGGCGGAAGCTGCCGCAGAAGTGGCTGCGCCTGCGAAGCCTGCGGATTCCTCACCGGAGATCGGCATTGATGACTTCGTGAAGATTGAGCTTCGCGTTGCGCAGGTACTCGTTGCTGAACGCATTCCGAAGGCCGATAAGCTGCTGCGTTTGGAAGTCGACCTCGGCTTTGAGAAGCGTCAGATTCTATCGGGCATCGCGGAGTTCTACACGCCGGAAGAGTTGATCGGCCGCCGCATCATCGTGATCACGAACCTGGCTCCGCGCAAGATGCGTGGGCTTGAGTCGCATGGCATGTTGCTTGCCGCGAGCGAGGAAGGCGGCAAGCCTTTCCTCGCCACGGTGCCGGAAGGCGTGCCGGTGGGTACGCGTTTGAAGTAG
- a CDS encoding UDP-3-O-(3-hydroxymyristoyl)glucosamine N-acyltransferase, protein MKLEELHEKMTHVASAENAKADAVVFAESAESLAAALASRAGAVLTTSELAGESADERIVVVTNPRLEFAKFAQKIAPQREAFVHPSASVDAMAKIGARVYVAAGAVVEANAVLGDDVTLGAGAKVLAGVVLGNRVLVQAGAVLGGLGFGYVRDAATGEYTLFPQQGELVIEDDVEIGANSTIDRGALGETRIGKGTKIDNLVHIGHNVRVGRNVVIAAQVGISGSCVIEDGAVLAGQVGISDHCHIGPGVILGGQAGVFRGATVKGPGQMFAGTPAEPIKDMLKSLARLRRLK, encoded by the coding sequence ATGAAGCTGGAAGAGCTGCACGAAAAGATGACACATGTCGCCTCCGCAGAGAACGCGAAGGCGGATGCAGTGGTGTTTGCGGAGTCGGCGGAGTCGTTGGCCGCAGCACTCGCGTCCCGGGCCGGAGCCGTACTGACGACCTCGGAGTTGGCTGGGGAATCCGCTGACGAGCGCATTGTCGTCGTGACGAATCCGCGTCTTGAGTTCGCGAAGTTTGCCCAGAAGATTGCGCCGCAGCGTGAGGCGTTCGTGCATCCTTCGGCGTCAGTCGATGCAATGGCGAAGATCGGCGCGCGCGTGTACGTGGCTGCCGGAGCGGTCGTCGAAGCGAATGCTGTTCTAGGCGACGATGTGACGCTGGGCGCGGGAGCGAAGGTGCTGGCTGGCGTGGTGCTGGGGAACCGCGTGTTGGTGCAGGCGGGCGCGGTGCTGGGCGGGCTGGGATTCGGTTATGTGCGCGATGCCGCGACGGGCGAGTACACGCTGTTTCCGCAGCAGGGCGAGTTGGTGATCGAGGACGATGTAGAGATCGGCGCAAACTCGACGATTGACCGCGGCGCGCTGGGCGAAACGCGCATTGGCAAAGGAACGAAGATCGACAACCTCGTGCACATTGGCCACAATGTGCGCGTCGGCAGGAATGTGGTCATCGCCGCGCAGGTCGGAATTTCGGGTTCGTGTGTGATAGAGGACGGTGCCGTGCTGGCCGGGCAAGTGGGCATTTCCGACCACTGCCACATCGGCCCGGGCGTAATTCTCGGCGGGCAGGCAGGCGTATTCCGTGGAGCGACGGTAAAGGGACCTGGGCAGATGTTTGCAGGTACACCAGCTGAGCCCATCAAAGACATGCTGAAGTCGTTGGCGCGTTTGCGGCGTCTGAAGTAA
- a CDS encoding response regulator transcription factor, which translates to MNQRIGILASDPLRSIGLESILNEIDGLEAVILSPAHLWKQLATLSALVLDTRMSNGQLPEMLSRIRRESPQSKVVVVGASVEPLHVQAVIGAGAKGYLAETASESEFRMAMEVVLDGSVWAPRKVLARLLEEGGTSSSKTATGLSVASKMTPREHEVLRLLKDGKSNRDIAQALGIDETTVKAHLGRMLRKTGTANRVELTLRAMEEEERA; encoded by the coding sequence ATGAATCAGCGGATCGGCATTCTTGCCTCTGATCCGCTCCGGTCAATTGGGCTGGAATCCATACTGAACGAGATCGATGGTCTCGAGGCGGTAATCCTTTCTCCTGCGCATCTGTGGAAGCAGCTCGCGACGCTGTCGGCGTTGGTGCTGGACACGCGCATGTCGAACGGCCAGTTGCCGGAGATGCTGAGCCGCATCCGTCGTGAAAGCCCCCAGTCGAAGGTCGTCGTCGTTGGCGCGTCCGTGGAGCCGCTGCATGTGCAAGCGGTGATCGGTGCCGGTGCGAAGGGGTATCTGGCCGAGACGGCAAGCGAGAGCGAGTTCCGCATGGCCATGGAGGTCGTGCTCGATGGCTCGGTCTGGGCGCCGCGCAAGGTGCTGGCGCGACTGTTGGAAGAAGGTGGCACGTCTTCTTCCAAGACCGCGACCGGATTATCTGTGGCTTCGAAGATGACGCCGCGCGAGCATGAGGTGCTTCGCCTGTTGAAGGACGGCAAATCGAACCGCGATATCGCGCAGGCTTTAGGCATTGACGAGACCACCGTGAAGGCGCACCTGGGCCGCATGTTGCGCAAGACCGGTACCGCAAACCGCGTAGAACTCACGCTGCGCGCCATGGAAGAAGAAGAGCGCGCTTAG
- a CDS encoding HU family DNA-binding protein has translation MIKQDLVQRVVERTGLPRIKAEASVDAIFEAMKKALTGGERIELRGFGVFTVKPRKTGVGRNPRTGAEVSIAPGKAVRFKPGKELHLLD, from the coding sequence TTGATTAAGCAGGATCTTGTACAGCGCGTCGTGGAACGCACCGGGCTACCGCGCATCAAGGCGGAAGCATCGGTGGATGCCATCTTCGAGGCTATGAAGAAAGCCCTTACCGGCGGCGAACGCATCGAGCTACGTGGCTTCGGCGTGTTCACCGTGAAACCTCGCAAGACTGGCGTAGGACGCAACCCTCGCACCGGCGCAGAAGTATCGATCGCTCCGGGCAAAGCCGTGCGCTTCAAGCCCGGCAAGGAACTGCACCTGCTCGACTAA
- a CDS encoding four helix bundle protein — protein sequence MVDFRKLSSWQKAHAIALNIYELTRGLPQDEAFGMTIQLRRAATAIPQRIALAAGHDISLMSAETKKAAALTNDLEYLILLSRDLGYFTTATHELLTAEVTEVRKMLFGLARSQASPAQTPAAAH from the coding sequence ATGGTCGACTTCCGCAAGCTGAGCTCCTGGCAGAAGGCACACGCAATCGCGCTGAACATCTATGAACTCACCCGAGGCCTCCCCCAGGACGAAGCCTTTGGCATGACGATCCAACTGCGGCGCGCCGCCACTGCCATCCCGCAACGCATCGCACTTGCTGCCGGACATGACATATCCCTGATGAGCGCGGAGACCAAGAAGGCCGCTGCGCTCACGAATGATCTCGAATACCTGATTCTGCTGTCACGCGATCTTGGCTACTTCACTACCGCGACGCATGAGCTACTCACGGCGGAGGTCACCGAAGTTCGCAAGATGCTGTTCGGCCTGGCGCGTTCGCAAGCTTCCCCTGCACAAACTCCCGCAGCGGCGCACTAG
- a CDS encoding lipid-binding SYLF domain-containing protein yields the protein MKKMVSAVLGLAMGLGAVAAHAQDDKNAERLNNSANVLQEIMATPDKGIPQSILSGAYCVVVIPAYKKGAFIVGAQYGKGAATCRTPTGWSAPVMVKLAGGSFGWQIGGQSTDLVLVAMNEHGLQHMLGAKFKLGADAAASAGPVGRNAQAGTDWKLNSEFLTYSRSKGLFAGINLDGTVLDADDDDMRAEYGANLPFKQVLAGKTPVPANAQRFVRTTAKYFVISKINH from the coding sequence ATGAAGAAGATGGTGAGTGCTGTACTGGGTCTGGCAATGGGTCTGGGTGCAGTAGCAGCCCATGCGCAGGATGACAAGAACGCGGAGCGTCTGAACAATTCAGCGAATGTGCTGCAGGAGATCATGGCGACGCCTGACAAGGGCATTCCGCAGTCGATCCTTTCGGGCGCGTACTGCGTCGTTGTGATCCCGGCTTACAAGAAGGGCGCTTTCATCGTGGGCGCACAGTACGGCAAGGGCGCAGCGACCTGCCGCACGCCGACGGGCTGGTCTGCTCCGGTGATGGTGAAGCTCGCTGGTGGCAGCTTCGGCTGGCAGATTGGCGGTCAGTCGACTGACCTCGTCCTGGTGGCTATGAACGAGCACGGCCTGCAGCACATGCTGGGCGCGAAGTTCAAGCTCGGTGCGGATGCAGCAGCTTCGGCAGGCCCGGTGGGTCGTAATGCGCAGGCTGGCACCGACTGGAAGCTCAACTCGGAGTTCCTGACCTACTCGCGTTCGAAGGGTCTCTTCGCCGGCATCAACCTTGACGGTACCGTGCTGGATGCGGATGACGACGATATGCGTGCGGAGTATGGCGCGAACCTGCCGTTCAAGCAGGTGCTTGCTGGCAAGACACCGGTTCCGGCCAATGCACAGCGCTTCGTTCGCACGACCGCGAAGTACTTCGTGATCTCGAAGATCAACCACTAA
- a CDS encoding lysophospholipid acyltransferase family protein, with product MDSKQTQPPRKKGGGAFRQAAEYWALRSLVGAVGALPRPAARALGAGIGAFAYAAVGRLRRVGMRNLEIAFPEKTEAEREQLLRGEFRSLGWQMAEFCKMSGYTRESASKFVRYDEAGLERFLAAEARGKGVLVLTAHLGAWELSSFYHSLMGHPMSMVIRRLDNPRVDAFVDRVRSLHGNRALHKDDFARGLLVAMRQGQTVGILMDTNMTPPQGVFVPFFGVEACTASGLARVAMHSGAAVLPGYLAWHEDERKYVLHFGEEIVVRKTGDAEADIVANTARFTAALEAAIREFPDQWLWLHRRWKTRPAGEPPVY from the coding sequence ATGGATTCCAAGCAGACACAGCCTCCCCGCAAGAAGGGTGGCGGCGCCTTCCGGCAAGCGGCGGAGTATTGGGCGCTGCGTTCGCTGGTGGGTGCGGTGGGTGCGTTGCCAAGGCCCGCGGCTCGTGCGCTCGGAGCGGGCATTGGGGCTTTCGCATACGCGGCCGTTGGGCGTCTGCGACGCGTCGGTATGCGGAACCTCGAGATCGCGTTTCCGGAAAAGACAGAGGCAGAACGCGAGCAATTACTGCGCGGAGAGTTTCGCTCGCTCGGTTGGCAGATGGCCGAATTCTGCAAGATGAGCGGCTACACGCGTGAGTCGGCGTCGAAGTTTGTGCGCTACGACGAGGCTGGGCTGGAGCGGTTCCTCGCGGCTGAGGCTCGTGGCAAAGGGGTGCTGGTGTTGACGGCGCATCTTGGTGCCTGGGAACTTTCCAGCTTCTACCACTCGCTCATGGGGCATCCGATGTCGATGGTGATTCGTCGCCTGGACAATCCGCGCGTGGATGCGTTCGTCGACCGCGTGCGCTCGCTGCATGGCAACCGCGCGCTGCACAAGGATGACTTTGCGCGCGGGCTACTGGTTGCGATGAGGCAGGGCCAGACCGTCGGCATTCTGATGGACACGAACATGACGCCGCCGCAGGGGGTGTTTGTGCCGTTCTTTGGCGTTGAGGCCTGCACGGCCTCGGGGCTCGCGCGTGTGGCGATGCACTCAGGCGCCGCCGTGCTGCCGGGATACCTCGCTTGGCATGAAGATGAGCGCAAATACGTTCTGCACTTTGGCGAGGAGATCGTCGTGCGGAAAACTGGTGACGCCGAGGCGGACATCGTGGCGAACACAGCGCGGTTTACAGCAGCGCTGGAGGCTGCGATCCGAGAGTTCCCGGACCAGTGGTTGTGGTTGCATCGTCGCTGGAAGACGCGCCCCGCGGGCGAGCCGCCGGTGTACTAG
- a CDS encoding site-2 protease family protein, whose product MLCTLLTTTAIGMRYMDNFRHGRFPLATEADIFPFRWVLAHLADWRTGLPFSLSLLGILLAHEFGHYFACRRNGISATLPFVLPAPTLSGTAGAVIRLRQRVKTRAALLSIGAAGPIAGFCVAIITVTLGLLHSVVAIGQPERLAELNSPLLFVAVQRALTAAGKISFNGPVLWHPILVASWMGLLITSLNLIPAGILDGGHVLYALSPRIHRVASTASVVALFLLAAASWVGWIVWAIFLLTPAMRHPRVRDHSEISTPLRLLAPLCFLVLALSITPRPIAHETLFDLLRGLRH is encoded by the coding sequence ATGCTTTGTACCCTGCTGACCACCACCGCCATCGGCATGAGGTACATGGACAACTTCCGCCACGGGCGCTTCCCGCTCGCGACCGAAGCCGACATCTTCCCCTTCCGCTGGGTGCTGGCGCATCTCGCCGACTGGCGCACCGGCCTGCCCTTTTCGCTGAGCCTGCTCGGCATCCTGCTCGCACATGAGTTCGGCCACTACTTCGCCTGCCGCCGCAATGGCATCAGCGCCACGCTGCCCTTCGTACTTCCAGCGCCTACGCTCAGCGGAACCGCCGGAGCTGTCATTCGCCTGCGCCAGCGCGTGAAAACCCGCGCCGCGCTCCTCAGCATCGGGGCCGCTGGCCCCATCGCCGGATTCTGCGTCGCCATCATCACCGTAACGCTCGGCTTGCTGCACTCGGTCGTCGCCATCGGCCAGCCGGAGCGCCTTGCCGAGCTCAACTCGCCGCTGCTTTTCGTCGCTGTCCAACGCGCGCTCACCGCCGCCGGAAAAATCAGCTTCAACGGCCCTGTACTCTGGCACCCCATCCTCGTCGCGAGCTGGATGGGACTGCTCATCACCTCGCTGAACCTCATCCCCGCAGGCATCCTCGACGGCGGTCACGTCCTTTACGCGCTCTCGCCGCGCATCCACCGCGTCGCCAGTACCGCGTCGGTGGTCGCCCTCTTCCTGCTGGCCGCTGCCAGCTGGGTCGGCTGGATCGTCTGGGCAATCTTCCTGCTCACACCCGCCATGCGACACCCGCGCGTCCGTGATCACTCTGAGATTTCGACTCCGCTCCGGCTCCTCGCACCGCTGTGCTTTCTGGTACTCGCACTCAGCATCACGCCGCGGCCCATCGCGCACGAAACCCTCTTCGATCTCCTGCGCGGCCTGCGCCACTAG
- the dcd gene encoding dCTP deaminase — MAIKSDKWIRTQALENGMISPFSEKQVREGVISYGLSSYGYDLRVSDEFKIFTNVNSAIIDPKNFDERSFVTVQADSVIVPPNSFALAKSIEYFKIPRDVLTVCVGKSTYARCGIIVNVTPFEPEWEGYVTLEISNTTPLPAKVYANEGLCQILFFQSDEQCEVSYGDRNGKYQKQQGIVLPKL, encoded by the coding sequence ATGGCGATCAAGAGCGATAAGTGGATTCGTACGCAGGCGTTGGAAAACGGGATGATCTCGCCCTTCAGCGAGAAGCAGGTACGCGAAGGCGTGATCAGCTACGGCCTTTCGAGCTACGGCTATGATCTGCGCGTTTCCGATGAGTTCAAGATTTTCACGAACGTGAACTCGGCGATCATCGATCCGAAGAACTTCGATGAGCGCTCCTTTGTGACCGTTCAGGCGGACAGCGTCATCGTTCCGCCGAATTCGTTTGCGCTCGCGAAGTCGATCGAATACTTCAAGATTCCGCGCGATGTGCTGACGGTTTGCGTGGGGAAGAGCACGTATGCGCGCTGCGGCATCATCGTGAACGTCACGCCATTTGAGCCTGAGTGGGAAGGCTATGTGACGCTCGAAATCTCCAACACCACGCCGCTTCCGGCGAAGGTGTATGCGAACGAAGGCCTGTGCCAGATCCTGTTCTTCCAGAGCGACGAACAGTGCGAAGTGAGCTATGGCGATCGCAACGGGAAGTACCAGAAGCAGCAGGGAATCGTGCTGCCGAAACTGTAA